A single region of the Branchiostoma lanceolatum isolate klBraLanc5 chromosome 1, klBraLanc5.hap2, whole genome shotgun sequence genome encodes:
- the LOC136439893 gene encoding 2-Hydroxyacid oxidase 2-like isoform X2 has protein sequence MSSDSLVCLKDFEKYAKEHLNRNSWGFFSAGAEGCQTLRDNEEAFRRLRLRPRFLRDVSVRDMSATVLGQRVDMPIGISPTANQGLASSQGEIGTAKAQFQTCMICSTYSNFTMEDIMNSSPDGLKWFQLYVRPDRETTAGLVRRAERAGYKALVLTVDLPIVGRRYPDLRHGFSMPPHLRVANLGNADLSQNKKDRNEALDYGMGGPDQSSDRALSWKDVAWLRSICSLPIILKGILTAEDARLAVQHGVDGILVSNHGGRQLDGVPATIEALPEIVQAAGDKLEVYMDGGVRTGTDVLKALALGARAVFIGRPAVWGLCYKGQEGVAKVLSILKEELSLAMALSGCRSIADITPDLVVRDSPYSRL, from the exons ATGTCGTCTGATTCTCTGGTTTGTTTAAAGGATTTTGAGAAGTACGCGAAGGAACACCTCAACAGGAACTCATGGGGGTTCTTTTCGGCAGGGGCGGAGGGGTGTCAGACACTGAGGGATAATGAAGAAGCCTTCAGAAG GCTCCGTCTCCGACCACGTTTCCTGCGAGACGTGTCGGTACGAGACATGTCCGCTactgtcctgggacagagagtAGACATGCCCATCGGAATCAGCCCAACAGCCAACCAAGGCCTGGCCTCCTCGCAGGGCGAAATTGGTACAGCAAAAG CCCAGTTCCAGACCTGTATGATATGCAGCACCTACTCCAACTTCACAATGGAGGACATCATGAACTCCAGCCCCGACGGTCTCAAGTGGTTCCAGTTGTACGTGCGTCCCGACAGAGAGACCACCGCGGGACTTGTCAGGAGAGCTGAGAGGGCGGGGTACAAGGCTCTCGTACTGACCGTGGACCTGCCGATCGTAGGGAGAAGGTACCCGGACTTGAGACATGGCTTCTCAATGCCTCCGCATCTGAGGGTGGCCAACTTAGGCAATGCTGATCTCAGTCAG AATAAGAAAGACAGAAATGAAGCCCTGGACTACGGCATGGGAGGTCCTGACCAGTCCTCGGACAGAGCACTGTCCTGGAAGGACGTGGCCTGGCTGAGGTCCATCTGTAGTCTACCCATCATCCTTAAGGGCATCCTGACCGCGGAGGACGCTCGGCTGGCCGTACAACACGGGGTGGACGGGATCCTGGTGTCCAACCACGGAGGGAGACAGCTGGACGGCGTGCCTGCCACG ATAGAAGCCCTTCCTGAGATAGTGCAGGCAGCGGGTGATAAGTTAGAGGTGTACATGGACGGTGGAGTGCGGACGGGAACAGACGTTCTCAAGGCCCTAGCTCTCGGCGCCAGGGCTGTCTTCATTGGACGTCCTGCAGTCTGGGGTCTGTGTTATAAG GGACAAGAGGGCGTGGCTAAGGTGCTCAGTATCCTGAAGGAAGAACTCAGTCTAGCCATGGCTCTTTCAG GATGTAGAAGTATAGCAGATATCACTCCTGATCTTGTCGTTCGAGACAGTCCATACAGCAGACTGTAG
- the LOC136439893 gene encoding 2-Hydroxyacid oxidase 2-like isoform X1, with amino-acid sequence MSSDSLVCLKDFEKYAKEHLNRNSWGFFSAGAEGCQTLRDNEEAFRRLRLRPRFLRDVSVRDMSATVLGQRVDMPIGISPTANQGLASSQGEIGTAKAAAQFQTCMICSTYSNFTMEDIMNSSPDGLKWFQLYVRPDRETTAGLVRRAERAGYKALVLTVDLPIVGRRYPDLRHGFSMPPHLRVANLGNADLSQNKKDRNEALDYGMGGPDQSSDRALSWKDVAWLRSICSLPIILKGILTAEDARLAVQHGVDGILVSNHGGRQLDGVPATIEALPEIVQAAGDKLEVYMDGGVRTGTDVLKALALGARAVFIGRPAVWGLCYKGQEGVAKVLSILKEELSLAMALSGCRSIADITPDLVVRDSPYSRL; translated from the exons ATGTCGTCTGATTCTCTGGTTTGTTTAAAGGATTTTGAGAAGTACGCGAAGGAACACCTCAACAGGAACTCATGGGGGTTCTTTTCGGCAGGGGCGGAGGGGTGTCAGACACTGAGGGATAATGAAGAAGCCTTCAGAAG GCTCCGTCTCCGACCACGTTTCCTGCGAGACGTGTCGGTACGAGACATGTCCGCTactgtcctgggacagagagtAGACATGCCCATCGGAATCAGCCCAACAGCCAACCAAGGCCTGGCCTCCTCGCAGGGCGAAATTGGTACAGCAAAAG CTGCAGCCCAGTTCCAGACCTGTATGATATGCAGCACCTACTCCAACTTCACAATGGAGGACATCATGAACTCCAGCCCCGACGGTCTCAAGTGGTTCCAGTTGTACGTGCGTCCCGACAGAGAGACCACCGCGGGACTTGTCAGGAGAGCTGAGAGGGCGGGGTACAAGGCTCTCGTACTGACCGTGGACCTGCCGATCGTAGGGAGAAGGTACCCGGACTTGAGACATGGCTTCTCAATGCCTCCGCATCTGAGGGTGGCCAACTTAGGCAATGCTGATCTCAGTCAG AATAAGAAAGACAGAAATGAAGCCCTGGACTACGGCATGGGAGGTCCTGACCAGTCCTCGGACAGAGCACTGTCCTGGAAGGACGTGGCCTGGCTGAGGTCCATCTGTAGTCTACCCATCATCCTTAAGGGCATCCTGACCGCGGAGGACGCTCGGCTGGCCGTACAACACGGGGTGGACGGGATCCTGGTGTCCAACCACGGAGGGAGACAGCTGGACGGCGTGCCTGCCACG ATAGAAGCCCTTCCTGAGATAGTGCAGGCAGCGGGTGATAAGTTAGAGGTGTACATGGACGGTGGAGTGCGGACGGGAACAGACGTTCTCAAGGCCCTAGCTCTCGGCGCCAGGGCTGTCTTCATTGGACGTCCTGCAGTCTGGGGTCTGTGTTATAAG GGACAAGAGGGCGTGGCTAAGGTGCTCAGTATCCTGAAGGAAGAACTCAGTCTAGCCATGGCTCTTTCAG GATGTAGAAGTATAGCAGATATCACTCCTGATCTTGTCGTTCGAGACAGTCCATACAGCAGACTGTAG
- the LOC136439908 gene encoding 2-Hydroxyacid oxidase 2-like, protein MSSDPMVCVKDLEEYALAHMGRNERGFSSNGAGECQTLQENEAAFKRLRLRPRFLRDVSSRDLSTTLLGRAVDMPIGVSPMGALGLFSPYGDLGAAKAAARFKTCMISSTSSNSTLEDIMKSSPESLKWFQLYVRPDRELTKALVQRVERAGYRALVVTVDVACVGRRYQELRYRFKLPPHLKPLNLGKNVVQDHARNRGHDPALSWKDVAWLRSICSLPIILKGILTAEDARLAVQHGVDGILVSNHGGRQLDGVPATIEALPEIVQAAGDKLEVYIDGGVRTGTDVLKALALGARAVFVGRPVIWGLCYDGEEGVAKVLNILKEELSLAMALSGCTRLADIVPAMVVRASQYSRM, encoded by the exons ATGTCGTCTGATCCCATGGTGTGCGTTAAGGATCTTGAGGAGTACGCCTTGGCTCACATGGGCAGGAATGAACGCGGTTTCTCAAGCAATGGTGCCGGGGAGTGCCAAACACTACAAGAAAACGAGGCGGCGTTCAAAAG ACTCCGTCTCCGGCCGAGGTTTCTCCGTGACGTGTCATCGCGGGACCTGTCCACTACTCTCCTGGGCCGTGCCGTGGACATGCCGATAGGAGTGAGTCCTATGGGCGCCCTCGGGCTCTTCTCCCCTTACGGTGACCTCGGGGCAGCCAAAG CCGCGGCTCGATTTAAGACGTGCATGATATCATCTACCTCCTCCAACTCCACTCTTGAAGACATCATGAAGTCAAGCCCTGAGAGTCTGAAGTGGTTCCAGCTATATGTACGTCCTGACAGAGAGTTGACCAAGGCGCTGGTGCAGCGGGTGGAGCGGGCCGGGTACCGCGCACTAGTGGTGACAGTAGACGTGGCCTGTGTGGGAAGAAGGTACCAGGAACTCAGGTACCGGTTCAAGCTTCCTCCACATCTCAAGCCTCTCAACCTCGGCAAGAACGTCGTCCAG GATCACGCCAGAAATCGCGGCCACGACCCCGCCTTAAGTTGGAAGGACGTGGCCTGGCTGAGGTCCATCTGTAGTCTACCCATCATCCTTAAGGGCATCCTGACCGCGGAGGACGCTCGACTGGCCGTACAACACGGGGTGGACGGGATCCTGGTGTCCAACCACGGAGGGAGACAGCTGGACGGCGTGCCTGCAACG ATAGAAGCCCTTCCTGAGATAGTGCAGGCAGCGGGTGATAAGTTAGAGGTGTACATAGACGGTGGAGTGCGGACGGGAACAGACGTTCTCAAGGCCCTAGCGCTCGGCGCCAGGGCTGTGTTTGTCGGCCGACCTGTGATCTGGGGGCTGTGCTATGAT GGTGAGGAAGGCGTGGCCAAGGTGCTGAACATTCTTAAGGAGGAGCTCAGTCTAGCCATGGCTTTGTCGG GGTGTACGAGACTGGCAGATATCGTGCCGGCCATGGTGGTTCGAGCCAGCCAATATAGCAGAATGTAA
- the LOC136439926 gene encoding glyoxalase domain-containing protein 4-like isoform X2 encodes MVGYGPEDSHFVVELTYNYGVSTYKLGNDFLGLTIKSKTAIENAKKHNWPMTEEETGRYVTQAPGGYKFYLLNEDQPSTDPVQKVTLASFDLQKSVDYWSTLCGMKLYNNDGKMAILGYGDSQCKLELQDVAVKVDHATAFGRIAFSCPRTQLPEIEGKMKSEGQTILTPLVSLDTPGKATVEVVIVADPDDHEICFVGDEAFRELSQVDPKSDQLLTDAMAADKSDEWFAKHNKQKASA; translated from the exons ATGGTGGGGTACGGTCCAGAGGACAGCCACTTTGTAGTGGAGCTGACCTACAACTATGGTGTCAGCACCTACAAACTGGGCAATGACTTTCTG GGCTTGACAATCAAGTCAAAAACTGCCATAGAGAATGCAAAGAAGCACAACTGGCCAATGACAGAGGAGGAGACAGGGCGCTACGTGACCCAGGCCCCAGGAGGGTACAAGTTCTACCTTCTGAATGAGGACCAGCCCAGTACAG ACCCTGTACAGAAAGTTACACTAGCTTCATTCGACTTACAGAAGTCTGTGG ATTACTGGTCCACACTGTGTGGTATGAAACTGTACAACAACGATGGGAAAATGGCGATCTTGGGGTATGGTGATAGCCAG TGTAAACTTGAACTCCAAGATGTTGCCGTGAAGGTAGACCACGCCACGGCATTCGGGCGGATAGCTTTCTCCTGTCCCAGAACACAG cTTCCTGAAATTGAGGGGAAGATGAAGTCAGAGGGTCAGACCATCTTAACTCCACTGGTCAGTCTGGACACTCCGGGGAAAGCCACTGTGGAAGTGGTCATTGTGGCTGACCCA GATGACCATGAGATCTGTTTTGTCGGAGACGAAGCCTTCAGAGAACTATCCCAGGTGGACCCTAAGTCTGACCAGCTCCTAACTGAT GCCATGGCAGCAGACAAAAGCGACGAATGGTTTGCCAagcacaacaaacaaaaggcATCGGCATAA
- the LOC136439926 gene encoding glyoxalase domain-containing protein 4-like isoform X1 — MAGRRALHFVFKVGDRNNTAIFYRDILGMKVLRHEEFEEGCKASCNGPYDGRWSKTMVGYGPEDSHFVVELTYNYGVSTYKLGNDFLGLTIKSKTAIENAKKHNWPMTEEETGRYVTQAPGGYKFYLLNEDQPSTDPVQKVTLASFDLQKSVDYWSTLCGMKLYNNDGKMAILGYGDSQCKLELQDVAVKVDHATAFGRIAFSCPRTQLPEIEGKMKSEGQTILTPLVSLDTPGKATVEVVIVADPDDHEICFVGDEAFRELSQVDPKSDQLLTDAMAADKSDEWFAKHNKQKASA, encoded by the exons ATGGCGGGGCGACGGGCACTTCACTTTGTTTTCAAAGTCGGAGACCGAAACAACACGGCAATATTCTACAGAGACATACTGGGCATGAAA gTTCTTAGGCATGAGGAGTTTGAAGAGGGATGCAAGGCTTCTTGCAATGG CCCGTATGATGGCAGGTGGAGTAAGACTATGGTGGGGTACGGTCCAGAGGACAGCCACTTTGTAGTGGAGCTGACCTACAACTATGGTGTCAGCACCTACAAACTGGGCAATGACTTTCTG GGCTTGACAATCAAGTCAAAAACTGCCATAGAGAATGCAAAGAAGCACAACTGGCCAATGACAGAGGAGGAGACAGGGCGCTACGTGACCCAGGCCCCAGGAGGGTACAAGTTCTACCTTCTGAATGAGGACCAGCCCAGTACAG ACCCTGTACAGAAAGTTACACTAGCTTCATTCGACTTACAGAAGTCTGTGG ATTACTGGTCCACACTGTGTGGTATGAAACTGTACAACAACGATGGGAAAATGGCGATCTTGGGGTATGGTGATAGCCAG TGTAAACTTGAACTCCAAGATGTTGCCGTGAAGGTAGACCACGCCACGGCATTCGGGCGGATAGCTTTCTCCTGTCCCAGAACACAG cTTCCTGAAATTGAGGGGAAGATGAAGTCAGAGGGTCAGACCATCTTAACTCCACTGGTCAGTCTGGACACTCCGGGGAAAGCCACTGTGGAAGTGGTCATTGTGGCTGACCCA GATGACCATGAGATCTGTTTTGTCGGAGACGAAGCCTTCAGAGAACTATCCCAGGTGGACCCTAAGTCTGACCAGCTCCTAACTGAT GCCATGGCAGCAGACAAAAGCGACGAATGGTTTGCCAagcacaacaaacaaaaggcATCGGCATAA